The window ATGAAAGATTCCAAGTCTtaaataacttaataaaaaaattttttttgaggtttattcatttttgagacagaaaacaagcaggggaggggcagagagagaggaagacacagaattgaagcaggctccagactcggagctgtcagcacagagtctgacacagggcttgaacccaggaaccacgagatcatgacctaagctgaggtcggatgctcaaatgtttgagccacccaggcgtccctaaaataACTCTTTAAGGCAACTTCAATGAAAAAGGAAGTCTTGGCTGCTTGTGAGAACAACTGCCACTCCCAGAATCAAAAACGACTAGAACACAGACTTAAAAACCAAGTCATTTAATTGTGTCTTCAAAGGTAAACAATATTCGGGGCTGGATCCCAAGCCCTGAGAATGCCAGAGCTGAGGGTACAGAGTTCAGAGGGTCAGGACTCAGGGTGTTCTAAGGCAGAGCACTTCTGGAATTCATGCATTCCGTTTTGCAATTTTGCAAACTGCCAGAAACAGACCCCAAGAGTCTTTTAAGATGGGGAAAATTCAACTTCCACTTTAATAGGTAAGAGTGAAGAGTACCAATAATGTTCCGTTTACCTCTCCTCACTTTTCTCACATGACCGGAAGCCTGAGCTAGCGTGTCCCACACACACGGCAGCCTAAGCTGCGGTTCAGGTGCGAGCTCAGTGCCTCTGTGCACTCCCTTCCACGCTGCAGCAAGAGTGACCCGGGGCAGAGAGCTCTCAGCAGTACAGCTTTTAACAAGCACGTAAAGTAAAAAGAACCCTCTAGTGGCACACTGAGTTAGTTTATAagattttaatttacaaattaaaaagctacatgttttattttttctcctttttctcttctttctttccgtcactcttttccttctctttttctttctctttgtcatcTTTCCTatcctttttgctttcttctttttcctgaccttctttcttctctgcatCCCGGTTGGCAATTTTGTTGTTGATGAGGTTGTGCAGGGCAACCACAGAACGGATCAACGAGGCCAAATACACCACTACCATCTGGTCGTTGGTCTTCAGGTAAAAGGCCTTGACAAACTCCTGGAGGCTGACATCCGGCAGCAGGTTGAAGACGTCCTGTAGCTGGTAGATGATCTGGTGGTTGATGGGCAGCTTGCCCGTGGCCACTTTCTCCAGGTAGCTCCTGATATCCAGAAGCTTGGAGTTCAGTCCCTTCAAACCATGGACCTGGTTTGTGATCCGCTGGGAAAGAGTGCCCACTGTAGTGTCTTTGATGTCTCTGTAACAAGAAGGCAGGCAAAAGCATCAGTGCATTGTATTATCACACAGGGTCTCAGAATCCAGGCAAACACCCAGCTTCGCGGGGAGGGGcaggttttcaaaagaaaaatgttacttcATCATTCTATCAAGATAAAGtgccttaattttgtttttatttggaggCAGACATTTTATCTTTCTCATCGCAAGGCATTTCTCAAAACACAGGAGAGAactaaaaatgaaaccatttcacttaaaaaaaaaaaacccacaaaactatcTATTTCAACTTCCATGAAAAGGGTGCCATTTTCTCCGTCCTCATCTGTATGATGTTGTGAGGAGCCTAAATCAGTCAGGACTAAATTGTGAACTGGAAGGAATCTTATTTGAGAAAAACTATGAGCCTTTTGAATTAAGTGAGGGTTAcagtatcttaaaataaaaatccatcctCACACATAGATTGTCGGCAGGCTACCTTCCCCGAGAACCACACGCACAGCAAGAGCACACATCTGCACATCTTCACACATCTGTTCCTGTCACGTCAATACTGCAGTTGCCCAACAAGATGTATTACCCACCATCATAAATCGTGACTCAAGACACCCTAGAAATGTTCCGGGCCTAGAGCCCAGATCTCTCTACTCCTGACAGAGCCTCTCGGGCCGCTCATGACTCTGACGCCATCCTGAGGCTCACCGTAACAAGTGCTCCACTCCGACTTCCTCAGCTTCCTCTGCTCCAATTTCACTGGTCACGTGCTCAAATGTTTTTGAGGTTGGAGTTCCATCCTAGGAGAGGAGGCTTAACCTTGGTTATTTGCTTACAAGCACAATGACACCCATTCCTTCTCACACCTTGGTTCCTCTGCTTTCAGTCAAATCACCTCACGGGTACAGTACTAACTAGGTTTCCATGTGCCGGCAGAAATGGGGGAGTTTGCTTTGAAACCTTCATCTTCTAAGCTGACATTACAAATGGCCCTGCCCAGTGTTTCCGCAGAAAATCTTGACAGTCCCTTAAGACTACTGTGGGGATGGACACTCGAGGAAGTCTTGATTAACTTGATTCTTAAAGCATATAATCCTTTCTAGAATAGGCAGTATACACAATACCTGTACTGGAAACAAGCTCATGTCAGATAATCTTTGAACGTTCTAGTGTCCCTCAGATCCAGTGATGCCAGAGCACCAAAACAATGCAGTCAGAACCAGCTTTCCGGTGGCCTGAATTAATCAAAGGTCTGTCCAGGGATGTGGTTCACTGTATCACCTGGGGACCTCCTGATGGGGCTGCGGAGCAACTTTCCACAGACCCCGTGCCAGAGAAGAGGCTGTACATCTTCTGTAAAGGCTATGAAGTGTCTGCCAAGGCAGGAGGGCATAGCAGTGAGGGCACATTCTGcagccagacagcctgggttcTATGggagctgtgggaccttgggaaagtcacttaacttATATTAAGTGGTGTAAATGTTAGCAGTAATTATTTTATCCAGGACAGTGTGAATCCTGCAAATGCCATTTATGTCTTTACTTTGGAAGCTAGAATGGCCAGGACTTCATGGCACGGCTTTCCAGGTGCTCATTTTCCCTTGGCTTCATCTTCTGTTATGGCCTTCATGTCCCTTCCATCCCTTATTGAAAAAtcttgcttttgtgtgtgtgtatgggtgtaaGAACTTCTAACTCTTTTTGGAAAGGGCAGggtaaaattaacttaaaaatcgTATCAGACCAAGGATGAAAGCCTTATTTCAACAAGGCAATAAATCTTCACCTAAGCTCCCTAGTGGcaaggcaaaaagagaaacaggCAGATAGAGTTCAGTGCAAGGAACATTTGCAGGGAGTTAACCTAAAATCTTTTTCCTGATTTAATAGCTGGACATAAGGATAAAGACTACCTATCTAAATCCAGACTTTATCCTTTAGATTTTTGACTTTGGAAATTCAAGATTGAGTTCAAGTGCAAAACTTTATGCTCACAACAAAACACATATATTTTCACACCACATGCTACCCTAGAATCAGAGTTTAGTTTTCTTGGAAATAGGGAAAAGCTATCTTCTGGTACCTCTTCGTGTCTACACCTGGAGTGCAAGCTAATGGACCATACAGCAGGTATTGGATGCTGTGGAGTGGAACAGTCAGGCGTCAAATCACACAGATGGGTCCTGCCATCTAGCTCCAGGCAGCTCTGACTCACTCTATTAGAAAACCTCTATCTTGTCCGCAGGGAAggaaaatcctcaaggagaaagcaatGCTGGCCCAGGGGGAGCAGAACAGTGGAAACTACATTAGATTAAGACTAAACTCACCAGGCTTTGCACTTAACTGTGCTGTCAACATCTCTGGACAAATGTATGAGGAGgactctgggcctcaatttcatttgtaaaaggggATTTTGGATTTGTATGGTCCTGTCAATTTCTAAAATCTGCCCATTCAAAAACTCAAGGGGGAAAGAAACATAGTATCAAACTGTTGACAGAAATCAACAAACTTCTCCTTGTTAGAGAGAAAggactaaaacaacaaaaaatctgaaTAGTCCAATAAGCAAAAAATCTAATCTCCGAGGCTCATAGCCAGATGACTTACATCGTGAACTTCTTCCACTGAAATATATGCTTCTGTGGGCAGTCCCAGGTCCTTTGGCTTCACGTCAATAATGACCAGTACCTGGCAGAAAAACACACTTTAGCAAACCAGCTCACACCAAGCATAAGGCATAATCACAGCCACCCTTCTGATGAGGATTACTAaagctattcattcattcaaccagacATAAGCTGGAATTTTCAGCAGAAATGAGTCTACATTTCACATGATCCCACCATTTTCTCTGCTCTTCGCCCCCACCCATTAACAAGCTGAGAGGTAGTACAGTGCGGTTATCAAGTCTAAGAAAGTCCGAATCAAGACAGGCAACATTTTGGTCCCATCCCCAACAGGTATGAGACCTTACTAACCACTATGAACCTCACTTTTCTTGTTGTAAAGAGGTAACAACCCCATATAGCTATTGGGAGGATTAAGCACTTAGCACACGTTTACTGTTACTTATAAGTATCTTGGGTTAGTGtaaactgtagaaaacagtaccaattcgggatgcctgggtggcttagttcatttaagtgtccaactcttgattttggctcaggtcatgatctcaccctcccaccccatccatcCCCagctgagtcaggctctgcactgacagtgtttatcaaaataaattaattaacaagctaaaaaaaaaaaaaaagaaagaaagaaaagaaaatgctaccaATCAACACAAGCAGTTTATAGAGAAAAAAGCAGTGAAATGATCTGCTATCCAAATCCAAATGCTTACATAAGTTAGCAGGCAAGGAATATCACTCAAGAGTTTTAAACACAGAGCAAACTTACTGAGTTAGGGCAGTATCTCTTCATAAGTTCATTAATGGCGATGTCATTCTTGTGTAGTTTAGGGCCTGTGTGGTACCACCCAACGATTCTTTCTCTGGCTGGGAAGGAAAACATTAATGGTTTTGAACTGTTACATGAAGATCTATATAGAGTTCCCTCCAAAAGGATGGTAAGATCTCTAGTTCTTATGTTCTCtatctttttcaaaattccagACACCTATTTTAAGCCTTGACATACTTGTGAAATCTAAAACTCAGGAATAGAATTCTCAGAAAATAAGCAGTGAGGGAAATCCAGAGACACCCACATCTCAGACTAGATGAGGCCAGTCACAcatgaaactagaaaacaattccaagacaatatgtaaacaaacacAAGTCTCTGTCACACAGAACCGTGAGCTGTGGGGGGAGCTCTAAGAGCTATGTGGTTGCtctaaggaaataaaacaaagatgacaCGTGACAGAGAGAGATTTACCGTGGTGGTACTTAAGCTCTAGGGGCAGGTGGATTTCATTTGATAGTGCTTCACTTTTCTGCTGCAGAGGGCTAGATCTCTTACCCAAAACCTAGGCCTGTCTATCTGGTCTTAAATTGCTACTCTAATTTCTCATTTATTCCACCTCATTCCTTTACTACCACTAGTCTTACTTAAGACTAGCCAAGTGAAAGAGCCCTTGACATTAAACAAAGAGAAGGGAATAcgtagaaaagggaaaaaaaacccacagcacaCCAGGGGCATGTAGCTGGGCAtgcatacacaaatacacacagatataaatcaacaccttctttaaaaaatcaatcaatcaagacATACCATTGACCTTCTTAAACATTCCATACATGTTTTCCAAATAATCATGGTCTAAAAACCAGACAGAATCATCTTTGTCATCTTCATCAAAAGGTACTatggagaaaaaataagtaagatgtAGTTTAGGGTGCTAGACAGAACTCTAGGGCATATGTTACAGCTGGAGACCCAAGGCCACATCTGATTGATATGTTTGGCTTGTTCAACACagcattaaaattactttttaagttgCTGTCATTAAAAACTGGGAGATTTCATATATAAATCCAGACTTCCACTTCTCTTGAAACTGAAAGACCTGGCAATAACTGgctagagacagacagaggaccCTCCTGTCCCCACCTTAACAGGGACACAAGCTCATCAGTCTGCTAAAAGCCCGATCACTTCCCAATATTTCCCTTTAACAAATAACATTACTGCTCAGTCCTTTCAGATACTGGAGATTGTGACCTCAGGTCTACAGTTTATTCCAGAccaattattttgttctttgttgttaATCATAAAATACAtggatacattctttttttttaattttagagagagtgcacacatggatgccagcaggggagaggggcccagggagagagagagagaatcttcagcaggctccaggctcagcccagagccagatgtggggatagatcccatgaccttgggattatgacctgacttgaaatcagagtcagacgctcaactaactgggCCAGCTAGAAGCCCCTGGATACATTCTTGTAAAGATTCATGATGCTGAGTAAAAGGTAATATTCTCCATCTTCCCCTTGCCAACCCATGACCATGGTTAACAGTTTACAGGGATTGCAAGGTTACGACATCAGAGCTGCCTACTTTTATAAAGTTTTGCTAGAATATAGCTACCCCTTTGTCAACATACTGTCTACAGTTGCTTTTCTGCTACAGTAGCAGCACTGAGCAGTTCCAATGGAGACTCTCTGgtcaggaaatttaaaatatttactattcagTTTAGTGAGTCCTCTTTAGCCTCCCTTTTCTATACTTTAGCAATTCTGCCATTGAATTTCTGGGTTGTAGTAAAAATGGAAaccatgagggtttctttttttattttaaagctgtttgacattttaaccatgctcagaaaaatgta is drawn from Felis catus isolate Fca126 chromosome E2, F.catus_Fca126_mat1.0, whole genome shotgun sequence and contains these coding sequences:
- the PSMD7 gene encoding 26S proteasome non-ATPase regulatory subunit 7 — its product is MPELAVQKVVVHPLVLLSVVDHFNRIGKVGNQKRVVGVLLGSWQKKVLDVSNSFAVPFDEDDKDDSVWFLDHDYLENMYGMFKKVNARERIVGWYHTGPKLHKNDIAINELMKRYCPNSVLVIIDVKPKDLGLPTEAYISVEEVHDDGTPTSKTFEHVTSEIGAEEAEEVGVEHLLRDIKDTTVGTLSQRITNQVHGLKGLNSKLLDIRSYLEKVATGKLPINHQIIYQLQDVFNLLPDVSLQEFVKAFYLKTNDQMVVVYLASLIRSVVALHNLINNKIANRDAEKKEGQEKEESKKDRKDDKEKEKEKEKSDGKKEEKKEKK